Below is a genomic region from Aminiphilus circumscriptus DSM 16581.
CCAACTCGTCCCGATCCAGCATGTACTGCGTGCGGCGGACCCTTCCGTCCGGACGGATCGCGTGATGTTCCATCACCACAAGCCCAACGCCTCCCGAAGCGAGAGCGCCGTACCGCCTCAGCGCGGCCTCCGTGGGGCGCCCTTCCTCGTCGGCGGTTCCCGTCGCCGTGGGAGCGGCGACGATACGATTCGCCATCCTCACCCCGCGAACTTCCAGGGGAGTCCAGAGCATGCCATCGCTTCTTTTTTCCGTCACTTCGGATCCTCCTCTCCGCCACCCCTGGAAAGGGCGGCACGCAGTCTCAAACGTTGAAACGGATTTCGATCATGTCACCATCAGCGACAAGGTAGTCGCGACCTTCAAGACGGAGCACTCCCGCCTCCCGGCACCGGGGAAGAGATTCCCCGTGGGCACAGAAATCCTCGTAGGAGACAACCTGAGCGCGGATGAACCCCCTCGCCAGATCGGAATGAATCGTGCCCGCCGCAGCGAGTGCCGTGTCGCCTTTCCGGAGAGTCCAGGCCTTCACCTCGTCCGAGCCGGTGGTAAAAAAGGAAATGAGTCCCAGGAGTCCATAGGCCCTGGCGATAAGACGATTCCGCCCGGATTCGACAACACCCAGATCCTTCATGAACTCCTCCTGTTCCTCCGGAGCGAGATCGGCCATATCCATCTCCATGCGCCCATAGATGCGGACAAGTCCGAGCCCGCGCTCCGAAACGAGTTTCTCCATGTCCTTCCAGCCGGGAATCCGGGTCTCGTCCGTCTGGGTTTCGTCCAGATTCAGCACCACAAGCTCCGGCTTGCGCGTCACGAAGGCAAAACCGCGGACGCTCCGTTCTTCCTCGGGCGAAAAAGCGAGTTCCCGCAAGGGGCGTTCTTCCATCAGATGGGCCTGGCAGCGCTCAAGGAGCACCTTCTCCTGTTCCTCCTCGGGCAGGAGGCGTTTCTTCGCTCCGAGGCGGGAAAGACGGTTTTCGATGACACCCAGATCCCGGAAGATGAGTTCCATCTCCACAATCTGCCAGTCCCGCAGGGGATCCACGCTTTCTTCCGGATGGGGGACATCGGGGTTGTCAAAACAGCGTACCACGTGCACAAGGGCATCCGCGTCGCCCACGAAGGAAAGAAAAGCGTTGCCGAGCCCGGCGCCTTTTCCGGCTCCGCGGGACAGCCCCGCGAGATCCACGAACTCCATAACAGCAGGCGACACCTTTTTCGGTTGAAAAAGGTGAACAAGCCGGTCGAACCGCTCATCCGGAACAGCCACCATCGCCCGGTTGGGGTCCGTCTTGCCCCCCGCGTAGGCTTTTACCTCAGCACCTGCTCTCGTAATGACATTGAAAACCGTTGTTTTCCCAGAAAGGGGAAGACCAACAATGCCGCATCGCAGCATGATCACATCGCTCCTCGTCTTCTCGATTCCGGCTGGAAAAATACCGCCGGAACACAGCATATCACAATCTCCGGATCCCGCCGGTCCCAAATCGGCCCTTTTCTGCTACACTTTCCCCGTTTGGTCGACGAAAGCCCTGTGGAGGTGACATGCGCCATGTGCAGAATGCTCCTAGCAAACAGGAACGGAATCTTCCGACTCCGGAAGATCCTCGCGGACATTCCGGGTTGCAGCTCACTGCGGGAATACCTTGAGGCGCTGGAGCTGCGGGATGGAGGAAACGGCAACGGCTACGCCCTCCTCGGCGAAGACGGGGAAGTGCGTATGGCAAAAGGCGTTTCTCTCTCCCCCGCCGAAGCAGCCCGAGCAATGGAGACGGAGCAGTACGCATGGGTTCTCTTTCACAGCAGGGAAGCCAGCGAGGGTTCCATCTCCGACCGCAATTGCCATCCCTTTTCCGTGGAAGGGCGACACTCCGCCACCGGCAAGGCAACGTCCCGGCTCGTCTTCGCGGCGAACGGCAACGAGGCGGCCCTTGCGCCCCTCGCACGGGCCTGGGGCGACATCACCGACAGCGAATTCATCGGTCGCATGGTGGTGGACATGGGACTCCCTCTGATGGAGACGCTCTGTTGCTTCGAGTCTAATTTCTTCGGCTTCGCCGACGGTGTTCCTTTCGTGAAGAAGGGCAACCGGGACATGCTCCTCTTCCGCGACGAAGACGCTCTGGTCTTCGCCAGTGACTTTCCCTTCGCGATGAAAGGGTTGATGAAACCGCCACAGAACTATTGCTGGACCTTTCCCGAGGATCCGACGATGTGTTGCAAACCCTGAAGATCGATTTCCTTCGCAAGCCGCTCCACATCGGCGCTGGTGATCCCTTCGTAAACGAAGAGCACCAGCGCATCCCATTCCTCCTGGGAGGACTCCGGCTTTTCGCCTCCGAGAAGAACGGCCAGCGCCCCCGCCGAATTGCCCTTTTCCTGGCGGATTATCGCCGGAAAGCCTCCGAAAGAACATCGCTCCATACGCACCGTGTCGCTCTCCATGAGAAGCATCCCCGGAACCATGCCTCCGAGATAGGACGCAACTCCTCCACCGATCATGATGCGTATTTCGAGGAGTGCCTTCTCTTTGGTGTAGCTTCTGGAGAGGACGCCTCCTCTTGCGTCCTCATCGAGAAACAGCTCCACCACGTCCCCTTCCCAACCGGGAAACTCCCGCAGAAACGGTGTGAGGGGCTGAAAATCCTCCTCACCGAGACGCACTTCTCCAAAAGAAACACATGGTACAGCGCTGTAGAAACACGCAATACATAAAAAAACAGAAAAAACCAAAAGAGTAAGATTTTTTTGCATGATTATCACGTCTCCACGTCAAGACAGCTTTCAAATCCGATGTTGCCTTGCTTTGACAAAAGCAAACCACGCTTCTCCCTCCGACGCTTCCGTAATCCTACGGGTTGCCAGAGAGAAAAAATCCCCTTACCATATATATATATATTTCCGCCAGCTGAAGAGGCTGGCGTCTTTTTTCGGGCGAAAAGGAGGAACGACAACGAAACCACCCCAACCTATCTTGTACGCAAAGGATTGATGACGATGACACGAAGAGCCGGGTGCATTTTCTCCGCCTCGTTCGCGGCGTTTCTTCTGTTTTTGTTTGTTTGGACCCTTCCCGCATCGGCGCAGGAGCAGTTCTTCAACAGAAACCCCGACTTCCTCTACATGCAGAGCTTGGGCGACGGCAAGTGCAATCCGAAAACGGCAACGACCATCGCGAGATTTCTGCGAGAGCACAATGGGCGCCTCTCCGGACAGACCGCGGAACGTTATGCGAAACTCATCACCGATGCCGCCAAGGATTTCGGCGTGGATCCTGTCCTCGTGGCAGCCATCGTCGTCAAGGAATCGACCGCACGGGCGAACACCTCCGCTCACGGATGTTACGGTCTCATGCAAATCAAGTGGTCCGCCCATCGCAAGAGCATCGCGAGAGCTTTCCCGCATATCAAAACCCTCAAGGACCTCATGGTTCCGGAAAACAACATCCGCGTAGGCACCTACTTCCTGGCAAATCACATTCGTCGGTACAACGGAGATATCGACAGAGCCCTCGACCGGTACAAGGGACGGGCGAACGCGAAGTACAAGCGGACACTCCTTCAATTTTATACGAGAATGATGAAGTCCTACCGGAGCTGACTCTCAACAACACCCAACAAGAGTCGATATTGGGACGGGCTTCCCCTCCCGTATTCTTTTAGAGAGCAAGAAAACACCCGTGCGGCGGAGAGGAGTTTCCTCTCCGCCGCACGGGTGTTTTCTTCTCCGCCGGAAATTGCGCTCTTTTTTCCCCTATTTTTCTTTCTTTTTACTCCAACAACTCATCCAAAACCTTGCGTATCTCCTCCGTTGCCACGAGTCCGGAATAACTCCGGGCAACGTTGCCTTCTTTGTCGAAGATCACGGAAAAGGGAACGCCCCGCACGCCAAAGGCGTCGAAGAAACCCGGTTTCCCATCGGTGTAGACAGGAATGTTCGTCACTTCCCAGGATTCCACGGTTTTCTCCAGCGGCTCATGAGGTGTCCATCCCGGCGCGAGGGCGAGCATCAGAGCACCTTTCTCTTCGTACTCTTTCGCGACGTGATTCAGCTCCGTCAGCTCGGTCTTGCAATAGGGACAGCTTGGGGTGAAGAAGACAAGGAGCACGGGCTTTCCCAACAGCGTGTCCGTGGCAAGCACTTCAGGCCCTTTGAGTGCGGCCAGTTCATATCCTCCCAGCCGCTGCCCCTCCGTCGCTCCCGCAGGAAACGTGAACAAGAGCAGAAGAAGGAACAACGGAAGCACGCTCTTCAATCGCTTCGCCATCGAATCGCTTCCTTTCCCCTATTTCTTGGTGATCAACGGGCCTTGCCCTGGTTCGCCACCGCAGCCGCGGCTTTCGCCACTGCTTCGGGATCTCCGAGATAGAAATGTCCGAGGGGCTTCAGTTCATCATCCAGTTCGTACACCAGGGGAATTCCCGTGGGAATGTTGAGTCCCACAATCTCCTCGTCGTCCACATGGTCGAGATACTTCACCAGAGCACGAAGGCTGTTGCCATGGGCGGCGATCAAAAGACGGTTTCCCTTCCTGATCTCCGGAGCAATGACATCCTTCCAGTAGGGAACGACGCGCGCCACCGTGTCCTTCAGGGACTCCGCAGAGGGCAGCTCCTCCCGGGACAGGGCTGCGTACCGGGGGTCCTTTCCGGGGAAACGAGGATCCTCCGCGTCGAGCTCCGGAGGGCGTACCGAGTAGCTGCGCCGCCATTGAAGAACCTGGTCCTCACCGTATTGCGCAGCCATTTCGGCTTTGTTGAGCCCCTGAAGGGCTCCGTAGTGACGCTCGTTGAGACGCCAGGAGCGAGTGACGGGGATCCACATGAGATCCATTTCGTCCAAGACTATCCATAAAGTACGAATCGCCCTCTTGAGCACCGAGGTGTACGCCGCATCGAAGACGAAGCCTTCCCGCTTTAGAAGACGCCCCGCCTCGTGAGCCTCTTCCACCCCTCTTGGGGAAAGATCCACGTCGGTCCACCCGGTGAAACGGTTCTCCTTGTTCCACTCGCTTTCTCCGTGTCGTAAAAAAACGATTTTGTAGGGCACGGACTTTCCTCCTCTCGATTCCTTTTGCACCTCGTACGAAAACGGACTATCCTGCATCGATTCCGGGGAGAACATAACAGAAATTCGACCCACCGGACTCCGCTATTTCCCTTACCAGACTCCTGAGCCTCTCACACATCCCCGCGCTGACGGAAAGAGAGGTCACAGGTACTCCTCTCTGTCCACCACGCCCTTCGGCGCCTCGCCTCGGAGGAAGCGAGCGATATTCGCAGCGGCGAAACGCGCCGCCACGGGATTTATTCCCTCCACCCTGTTCGCGTTGTGGGGCGAGCCGAGGAAATGAGGAAAACGGAAAAACGGGTAATTGACACGAAAACGCTTCCCCTCTTCAGGTTCGTTCCACCACGTGTCGATGCCCACCTTGAAGCGGGGATGGTCCCGCATGTGTTCGAAGAGGGCCTTCTCGGAAATGATGTCTCCGCGAGCGACGTTGACGAGAATCGCCTCGTCCTTCATCCACGAGAGTTCCCGGCTTCCCAGCAACCCCTTGGTGGCTCGCGTGAGAGGAATCGTCACGAAAAGCACGTCCGTGACACGGAGCATCGTCTCCAGATCTTCCAGAGAACCGAGAAAGTCCACCGGGACATCCGAGACACCACTGCGGTTGATCGCGTGAATTTTCATCCCCATGGGTCGCGCCAGAGCCGCGATGGCCTTGCCAATTCCCCCGAAACCGAGAATGCCGCATACGGAATTCCGGAACCAGAAGCTTTTCTCGGTGAAATCGTATTCACCCCTGGAAAGCTTGCCGTGGTTCCAGAAGAGAAGTTTTCCAAGCGCCAAGGCCATGCCGAGGGCGTGTTCCGCAAGAGGATCCGCCCAGGCACCTCCGTTGCTGCAAACGAGTGCTCCCTGCGGAAGCGCGGCGAAAGGGATGTTGTCCACTCCCGCGAGCATGGACTGCAGGAAGACGAGTGAATCCAGGCAAGCCAGCTCCTCCGGAGAGAGCTCTGCGGAAAGAAAGAAGGACAGTAGGATCTCAACTTCGCGGAGAACTGAGGCCCGCTCCCTGGAGGAAACGTCTTCCACGTAAAGTAACCGGGCGAGAGAACCGACTTCTTCCTCCAAAACTCTCCGCACCTCTCTCTGCGTGGGGAACGTCACGAAAATCGTCCGTTTTGACATGTCCGTTCACCTTCTTTCGTTCAGAAGTCTAGAGAGGATCTCTCCACGTCACAGTTCCTCTGAATTTCATGACGTCTCATTCTAGCACGGGCCACGGAAATTTCCGCACCATCGCTTTCTTCGTTGTATAATTGAACGGGCATGGAATAGCTCTCCAGAAAATCCGTCACGCCATCCTCAAGACGGAACGTGTGCCTTCAGAACAAGAAGGAGGTTGAGAACATGAGCATTACTATGAAGGATATCGAAGCGCTTCTCGGTTCCGAAGCGGAGTATCTCCTCGCCCATCGGTGCAACACGATCCCGAAGGAATCCCTCCATGTGCCGGGTCCCGATTTCGTGGACCGCATTTTCGCCGCCTCGGACAGACCCATTCCCGTCCTGCGCTCACTCCAGACACTCTTCAACTCCGGAAACCTCGCCGGAACGGGCTATCTGTCGATTCTTCCCGTGGACCAGGGCATTGAACATTCCGCCGGCGCCAGCTTCGCCCCAAATCCCCTCTATTTCGATCCCGAGAACATCGTGCGCCTCGCCGTCGAGGCCGGCTGCAACGCCGTAGCCAGCACACTGGGTGTTCTGGGCATGGTCGCGAGAAAGTACGCGCACAAGATCCCCTTCGTCCTCAAGATCAACCATAACGAACTCCTTTCCTATCCGAACACCCACGACCAGATTCTTTTCGCCTCGGTGGAACAGGCCTGGAACATGGGAGCCGTCGCGGTGGGCGCCACGGTCTATTTCGGCAGCCCCGAGTCGAACCGCCAGATCCAGGAGATCTCCCAGGCCTTCGAACGAGCCCACGAGCTGGGTATGGCAACCATTCTCTGGTGCTATCTGCGCAACGAGGCATTCAAAACGAAGGAGACGGACTACCACCTCGCGGCGGATCTCACGGGACAGGCAAACCACCTGGGCGTGACCATCGCCGCGGACATCATCAAACAGAAGCTCCCCGAAAACAACGGCGGGTACACGGCGCTGAAATTCGGCAAGACATCGAGTGCCGTCTACGACAAACTCTCGAGTTCCCATCCCGTGGACCTTCTCCGTTACCAGGTTGCAAACTGCTACATGGGCCGTGCGGGGCTCATCAGCTCCGGCGGCGCTGCAGGGCAGAACGACTTCGCCGAGGCGGTGAGGACGGCGGTGATCAATAAGCGCGGCGGCGGCATGGGACTCATCCTGGGGCGCAAGGCCTTCCAAAAGCCCTTCGACGAGGGCGTGAAGCTCATCTCCGCCGTGCAGGACGTCTATCTGGAAAAGGAGATCACCGTGGCCTGATGTTCCCGGCGTGGCACAACGAGGGCAATTCCACGGGTGGAGGAGCGGAAAGTCCTGCGTTCCTCCACCTTTTTCCGACCGTTTTCCGCAAGCCCTCTCCTTCGGAAGGGGACATCCCATGACACCTCTCGCCGAAAACATGGAGCGTCTTCTTCGTTTTCTCCGCCTCGTCCGCAAGGTGCCACTCCCGCAAGGCGCGCTCCTCCACATCTCCGACACACCCTCCACCATGTACGGCCATCTGCGACGTCTTCTGGGCAGACTCTCCCCCTCGTGGATCGTCCACACGGGTGACCTGGCGGACGACGTGAAACTCGAGCGGAGCCCCTGCTGTCTTGATCTGTACGAAAAGAGGGTCCGCATGCTTCTGAAACTCCTGGAGGGAACCACGGCTACAGAGGTCTATCTCGTTCTCGGGAACCACGACGACGAAAGGACCTTGCAAAAATTCGCCTCCCGGAGCATCATCGTCCGGGGATGCACGGACATCTTTCCGGAGGGACGACACATTCGCATCGCCCATCGGAGCGAAGAACTCCTCCACAACCCCGCGCCGATCAATCTCTTCGGGCACGACGTCTCCCTGGAGGGAGGATTCCGAGAGGACAAGCTCTTCCTCAACGGAATCGAATTCATGCACCTCCTGGACCTGCACAAGAAGGAAATCTACTACCTCGACTACCCCTTCGGCACCGACGACGCAAGGCTGCTGCGCCGCCGATTCCGTGGATGACAGATCAACGGAGCGAAAGCCCGCGACGACGCGAACGACGCATCGGAAATAGAAAACGACTGGAGGCACGAACATTCATGAGAGGGACTTCACTGAAACAGAAAAAACCGCCGCGCCGCACAAGCACCGAGCTTCCGGCTGCCGCAACGAACACGAGGAGTTTTCCACCCCTTTTCGTATCGAGGATGATGCAGCCATCATGAAGAAACCGCTCATCGCCATACTCGGTGATTTCGCTCTCGATGCGAGGGGAAGAGAACGATGCGATCTCTCCCAGCGTTATGTCCAGGCCGTCGAGAAAGGGGGCGGTGTTCCCCTTGTGCTGCCTCTTCTGTCAAACCTGGAGGATCTGTCGGCTCAGGCCGAATCGGCCGCGGGGTTTCTTCTGCCCGGCGGTGACGACGTACATCCCTCGCTCTACGGGGAAGAGCCATCCCTTGGTCTCGGCGCGGTCCATCCTCATCTGGACCATTTCCACATGAAGGCCGCGCATCTCGCGCTGGCCACGGGACGTCCCCTTCTTGCCATCTGCCGGGGCATCCAGGTTCTCAACGTCGCCCTGGGGGGCACGCTCTGGCAGGATCTTCCCTCAAGGCCGGAACCGACACTGCAACATTCCCAGAAATCCTTCCGTTTCGTCGCTACCCACGGTGTCACCACCCTGGAGGGATCCCTGATCCGGCGTCTTCTCGGAGCGACCTTCCTCGTCAACAGCTTCCACCACCAGGCCATTCGAGTTCCCGGAAAGGACGTGCTGGTCACGGCTTCCGCACCGGACGGTATTCCCGAGTGCGTGGAGGTCCAGGGGCATCCCTTCGCCCTGGGGGTGCAATGGCATCCCGAGGAAATGCTCACCGCGGGAGACGACATGCTCCCCCTTTTCACAGGCTTGGTGGAGACAGCGCGACACGTCGCAAAAAACTGACCCTTCCACACCATCCTGCACGAGACACGAAAGCTCTCACCCGAAGATCCGCGTCACACGCCTTCGGGTGAGGGCTTTTTCGCCCTTTGCCGGCACACTCCCGACGCACCCGCCATCGTTTCCGTTCCCCGACGGAAGGAAACCCGCTCTTTCGGAACACGGCCACGTCTCACGCTTCAAATCGTCGCATCAAGTTGTGCAAAAGGGTTTTCATGGTGTTTGGCGGTCGTCTGCGGCGATGAGCCACACTTTTCCAAGAGTGCCTTTTTGTGTTCGATCAACAGGTCCCTGCCCGAGGTAGCGACTGGAAAAAGCGAGAACCCTGCCACTTCCTCCCTTGCCTCGGATCCGACCTTGCGGGATAATCACGGTAGTGAATCGACGGAAAAGCGTGCAAAAGGCATGCTCCCTCTTCAACGCACGTGATGCCGGGGGCGGATCATCCTTATGTCATCCAGGAAAGGCGGTGCCCATCCATGGCAAGAACGATTTTCGAAACTCCCGAAAACCCATTTCCGCAGAACGGAAGAAGGGACGTTTCTCCGCACTCCCGGACAGGCCGCACCGAAGGAGCACGAGACGCCTCTTACGAGAAGAGCGCCCTGGAGCGTGCCGGCCTTTACGAAGGAACCTCTTCCCGACAATGGAACCACCATCCTGGGAAACATCCTCCTCTCCACTGGCCCCTGTTCCTGTTTTTTTTCGTTCTTTTTTCCCTCACCTTCCTTGGTTGTGTCTCTTTCGCCGACACGGCAACGGAGAATACCCCCGTCATGCCCGAAGACGACCTTCCGGCGCTGGAACTCGACGGACAAGAAACGATCTCCGAAGAAGCGGAACAGATAGCGGCACTGCTCCATGATCTCGGCGTCGATCAGGTGGCCACGGAGATTCTCCGGCAAACCCCCTCGGAAAAACTTCAGGAATTCCTGAACGTCTACTCGGAACTCGTCCGTGTCCGGGAGAGCGCGGAAAAACATTTCGAAGAAGTGTCGGGTGAAAAACCCGATCCCCGTCCCCTCACGGGATTGCCCCCCCTTACGGGAGATCCCCGCTTCGACGCTTCCCAGGGGAAGCTCTTTCTGACGGAGGCGGAACAACAGCGCGTCAAGATCCGACAGGCCCTCGAGTTTCTCAAGAAAGCCCCGCTGCACGAGACAGGCTTCGACGCGGAGGCGGAACGGAGGCTCTATCGCGTCCGTTTCGAACGCGCTCACTGGAAGCTCGTCCAGGATGCAGCTCCACGGATACGAGCAACCTTCGCCTCCCTGAACATACCGCTTCCCGAGGACCTCTCCCGAAGGGAAAACGATGCGGCGGCACGCATCGCAGCACTCTTCCGGGAAGAGGCTCAAATCCTGCGAAATTTCCGCGAGGGAGAGCCGGCGGGGACGGCCACGTCGGCGCTCCCTTCATTGACCCCGTCGGAATCTGTTTCGGAATTGCCCGTCCTGCCTCCTCTTCCTGAAGAGCCGGATTTTTCTCCGGCTTCCGCGTCCCGCACAGTCCTGCTGGAAAGATTGGATTCCGGAGAACCCGCCGTTCCCGGTATTCCCGTTCTCCTCCGGGCCGCTCTCGATCCGGAGGGCGGAGCACCTTCCGAAAGAGTGGTCTATCGTTTCGAATCCTCTCCGGCGGTTCCCTTCACCGTTTCGACGGAGGCAACACCGAACGAGGTAACCGCCATCTTCCCCGAGGCGGGAACCTATGCCATTCGCTGCACCGTCCTCGAACAGGGCGAGGATTCCCTCCACCCCCTGGGTACCTCCGAGGAGTTTCTTCTCAACGTGGAACCCCTGATGCTCTCTCTCTCCGCCCTCCCCGAAACACCTTATATTGGACAGGAAGTGACGGTAACGGCTCACATCTCCCCCTCCATTCCCGAGACGAAGCGGGCCATCCTCTGGGAAACGGAAGGTGTCGCGGCGGCGGGCAAGGACGAGGGCACGGTCTTTCTCTTCCGCGCGCTCAAGACCGGAGAAGCCACTCTCACCGCCCACCTCACCGCCGGAGACCTGGGGGGAACGCTCGCCTCCGCCTCCATGTCCCTGCAGATCCGCCCTTACGACGTAACAGTCGATCTTCTCGGCCCGGAAGAGCCCAGAGCCCGGATCTGGAAGCCCGGTGAGGGGCTCGTCCCTCTGGAGGAAGAACTCGCGGTCTTCGAAAAGATGCGGGTTCGCGCCCTCATTTCCCCCGATTTCGGTGGAGAGGTGCTTTTTTCCTGGGCCACAAACGAAGGCTCCTCCGTCGTGGGCGAACTCCACGGTGCGGAGACGGCTTTCTCCAGACACACCATCGGAGAGTGCGAGGTTCTCGTGACCGCAACCGATCGGGAGGGGACCGAACTCGGACAGGGGAGGGCCGTTTTCTCCGTCACCGTGGACGAAAAAACTCTCGAGGACGCCAAGAAACGTGCCGACGCAGCGAAAAAGCTCG
It encodes:
- a CDS encoding gamma-glutamyl-gamma-aminobutyrate hydrolase family protein — protein: MKKPLIAILGDFALDARGRERCDLSQRYVQAVEKGGGVPLVLPLLSNLEDLSAQAESAAGFLLPGGDDVHPSLYGEEPSLGLGAVHPHLDHFHMKAAHLALATGRPLLAICRGIQVLNVALGGTLWQDLPSRPEPTLQHSQKSFRFVATHGVTTLEGSLIRRLLGATFLVNSFHHQAIRVPGKDVLVTASAPDGIPECVEVQGHPFALGVQWHPEEMLTAGDDMLPLFTGLVETARHVAKN
- the gpmA gene encoding 2,3-diphosphoglycerate-dependent phosphoglycerate mutase is translated as MPYKIVFLRHGESEWNKENRFTGWTDVDLSPRGVEEAHEAGRLLKREGFVFDAAYTSVLKRAIRTLWIVLDEMDLMWIPVTRSWRLNERHYGALQGLNKAEMAAQYGEDQVLQWRRSYSVRPPELDAEDPRFPGKDPRYAALSREELPSAESLKDTVARVVPYWKDVIAPEIRKGNRLLIAAHGNSLRALVKYLDHVDDEEIVGLNIPTGIPLVYELDDELKPLGHFYLGDPEAVAKAAAAVANQGKAR
- a CDS encoding class I fructose-bisphosphate aldolase yields the protein MSITMKDIEALLGSEAEYLLAHRCNTIPKESLHVPGPDFVDRIFAASDRPIPVLRSLQTLFNSGNLAGTGYLSILPVDQGIEHSAGASFAPNPLYFDPENIVRLAVEAGCNAVASTLGVLGMVARKYAHKIPFVLKINHNELLSYPNTHDQILFASVEQAWNMGAVAVGATVYFGSPESNRQIQEISQAFERAHELGMATILWCYLRNEAFKTKETDYHLAADLTGQANHLGVTIAADIIKQKLPENNGGYTALKFGKTSSAVYDKLSSSHPVDLLRYQVANCYMGRAGLISSGGAAGQNDFAEAVRTAVINKRGGGMGLILGRKAFQKPFDEGVKLISAVQDVYLEKEITVA
- a CDS encoding metallophosphoesterase; amino-acid sequence: MTPLAENMERLLRFLRLVRKVPLPQGALLHISDTPSTMYGHLRRLLGRLSPSWIVHTGDLADDVKLERSPCCLDLYEKRVRMLLKLLEGTTATEVYLVLGNHDDERTLQKFASRSIIVRGCTDIFPEGRHIRIAHRSEELLHNPAPINLFGHDVSLEGGFREDKLFLNGIEFMHLLDLHKKEIYYLDYPFGTDDARLLRRRFRG
- a CDS encoding TlpA family protein disulfide reductase; the protein is MAKRLKSVLPLFLLLLLFTFPAGATEGQRLGGYELAALKGPEVLATDTLLGKPVLLVFFTPSCPYCKTELTELNHVAKEYEEKGALMLALAPGWTPHEPLEKTVESWEVTNIPVYTDGKPGFFDAFGVRGVPFSVIFDKEGNVARSYSGLVATEEIRKVLDELLE
- the ychF gene encoding redox-regulated ATPase YchF — encoded protein: MLRCGIVGLPLSGKTTVFNVITRAGAEVKAYAGGKTDPNRAMVAVPDERFDRLVHLFQPKKVSPAVMEFVDLAGLSRGAGKGAGLGNAFLSFVGDADALVHVVRCFDNPDVPHPEESVDPLRDWQIVEMELIFRDLGVIENRLSRLGAKKRLLPEEEQEKVLLERCQAHLMEERPLRELAFSPEEERSVRGFAFVTRKPELVVLNLDETQTDETRIPGWKDMEKLVSERGLGLVRIYGRMEMDMADLAPEEQEEFMKDLGVVESGRNRLIARAYGLLGLISFFTTGSDEVKAWTLRKGDTALAAAGTIHSDLARGFIRAQVVSYEDFCAHGESLPRCREAGVLRLEGRDYLVADGDMIEIRFNV
- a CDS encoding 2-hydroxyacid dehydrogenase, whose product is MSKRTIFVTFPTQREVRRVLEEEVGSLARLLYVEDVSSRERASVLREVEILLSFFLSAELSPEELACLDSLVFLQSMLAGVDNIPFAALPQGALVCSNGGAWADPLAEHALGMALALGKLLFWNHGKLSRGEYDFTEKSFWFRNSVCGILGFGGIGKAIAALARPMGMKIHAINRSGVSDVPVDFLGSLEDLETMLRVTDVLFVTIPLTRATKGLLGSRELSWMKDEAILVNVARGDIISEKALFEHMRDHPRFKVGIDTWWNEPEEGKRFRVNYPFFRFPHFLGSPHNANRVEGINPVAARFAAANIARFLRGEAPKGVVDREEYL
- a CDS encoding transglycosylase SLT domain-containing protein; amino-acid sequence: MTRRAGCIFSASFAAFLLFLFVWTLPASAQEQFFNRNPDFLYMQSLGDGKCNPKTATTIARFLREHNGRLSGQTAERYAKLITDAAKDFGVDPVLVAAIVVKESTARANTSAHGCYGLMQIKWSAHRKSIARAFPHIKTLKDLMVPENNIRVGTYFLANHIRRYNGDIDRALDRYKGRANAKYKRTLLQFYTRMMKSYRS